From one Trifolium pratense cultivar HEN17-A07 linkage group LG1, ARS_RC_1.1, whole genome shotgun sequence genomic stretch:
- the LOC123902515 gene encoding pre-mRNA-processing factor 17 isoform X1: MDLLNQYSDPDSSDDENPNSTDHHDSSPPRLLPSRSAAPKVDDTMLALSVADPKTLSKPIDPTQHAVGYNPTYDQLWAPIQGPSHPYAKDGLAQGMRNHKLGFVEDANIEPFLFDEQHNTFLKFGYAADPSASNYVGDFDALQKNNAASVYNIPHREQKKRRIEAEKKKEENGDEEDDDNNNDGGEDGVEIENPASEAWLLKNKKSPWAGKKEGLQGELTEDQKKYAEEYAKKKGEEKSGFGGEKVEAVKDKSTFHGKEERDYQGRSWIAPPKDAKASNDHCFIPKRLVHTWSGHTKGVSAIRFFPKSGHLILSAGMDTKVKIWDVSNTGKCMRTYMGHSKAVRDICFTNDGTKFLSAGYDKNIKYWDTETGQVISTFSTGKIPYVVKLNPDEDKQNVLLAGMSDKKIVQWDMNTGQITQEYDQHLGAVNTITFVDNNRRFVTSSDDKSLRVWEYGIPVVIKYISEPHMHSMPSISLHPNANWLAAQSLDNQILIYSTREKFQLNKKKRFAGHIVAGYACQVNFSPDGRFVMSGDGEGKCWFWDWKSCKVFRTLKCHEGVCIGAEWHPLEQSKVATCGWDGLIKYWD, translated from the exons ATGGATCTCCTCAACCAATACTCCGATCCAGATTCATCCGACGACGAAAACCCTAACTCAACCGACCACCACGATTCCTCCCCACCTCGCCTCCTTCCTTCCCGTTCCGCCGCCCCCAAAGTCGACGACACCATGCTCGCCCTCTCCGTCGCCGACCCTAAAACCCTCTCTAAACCCATCGACCCAACTCAACACGCCGTCGGCTATAACCCTACCTACGACCAGCTCTGGGCTCCCATTCAAGGTCCATCTCATCCTTACGCTAAAGACGGTTTAGCACAAGGTATGCGTAATCATAAGCTAGGGTTTGTTGAAGATGCTAACATTGAACCTTTTCTATTCGATGAACAGCATAACACTTTTCTTAAATTCGGTTATGCTGCGGATCCGTCTGCGTCGAATTATGTTGGTGATTTTGATGCTTTGCAGAAGAATAATGCTGCTTCGGTTTATAATATTCCTCACCGTGAACAGAAGAAGCGGAGAATTGAAGctgagaagaagaaggaagagaatggtgatgaagaagatgatgataaCAATAATGATGGTGGGGAAGATGGTGTTGAGATTGAAAATCCGGCTTCGGAGGCGTGGTTGTTGAAGAATAAGAAGAGTCCTTGGGCTGGGAAGAAGGAAGGTTTACAAGGAGAGTTAACGGAGGATCAGAAGAAGTATGCGGAAGAGTATGCGAAGAAGAAAGGTGAAGAGAAGAGTGGTTTTGGTGGTGAAAAGGTTGAGGCTGTTAAAGATAAGAGTACTTTTCATGGTAAAGAGGAAAGGGATTATCAAGGTAGGTCTTGGATTGCACCTCCTAAAGATGCTAAAGCGAGTAATGATCATTGTTTTATACCGAAGAGATTGGTTCATACTTGGAGTGGACACACGAAAGGGGTTTCTGCTATTCGGTTTTTCCCTAAGTCTGGTCATTTGATTCTCTCTGCTGGTATGGATACAAAGGTTAAGATTTGGGATGTTTCCAATACTGGAAAATGTATGAGAACTTATATGGGACACTCGAAAGCTGTTAGGGATATTTGTTTCACCAATGATGGAACTAAGTTTTTGAGTGCTGGTTATGATAAGAATATCAAGTATTGGGATACTGAAACGGGGCAAGTCATATCGACATTCTCAACCGGGAAGATCCCTTATGTCGTAAAGCTTAACCCAGATGAAGATAAGCAGAATGTTTTGTTGGCTGGTATGAGCGACAAGAAGATTGTTCAGTGGGATATGAATACTGGACAGATAACTCAAGAGTATGATCAGCATTTGGGGGCTGTGAATACCATTACTTTTGTTGATAACAATAGGAGATTTGTTACTTCCAGTGATGACAAGTCACTTAGGGTATGGGAATATGGTATTCCTGTGGTTATAAAGTATATTAGTGAGCCACACATGCATTCTATGCCATCCATTTCCCTTCACCCCAACGCAAATTGGCTCGCTGCGCAGAGTTTGGACAACCAGATACTTATTTATAGCACAAGGGAGAAGTTTCAACTTAACAAAAAGAAGAGGTTTGCTGGACACATCGTTGCTGGATATGCTTGCCAGGTCAATTTTTCGCCGGATGGACGCTTTGTTATGTCGGGAGATGGTGAGGGTAAGTGTTGGTTCTGGGATTGGAAGAGTTGCAAAGTCTTCAGAACTCTCAAGTGTCATGAAGGTGTTTGCATTGGTGCGGAGTGGCATCCTCTGGAACAGAGCAAAGTAGCAACGTGTGGCTGGGACGGGTTGATAAAGTACTG GGACTAG
- the LOC123902515 gene encoding pre-mRNA-processing factor 17 isoform X2, translated as MDLLNQYSDPDSSDDENPNSTDHHDSSPPRLLPSRSAAPKVDDTMLALSVADPKTLSKPIDPTQHAVGYNPTYDQLWAPIQGPSHPYAKDGLAQGMRNHKLGFVEDANIEPFLFDEQHNTFLKFGYAADPSASNYVGDFDALQKNNAASVYNIPHREQKKRRIEAEKKKEENGDEEDDDNNNDGGEDGVEIENPASEAWLLKNKKSPWAGKKEGLQGELTEDQKKYAEEYAKKKGEEKSGFGGEKVEAVKDKSTFHGKEERDYQGRSWIAPPKDAKASNDHCFIPKRLVHTWSGHTKGVSAIRFFPKSGHLILSAGMDTKVKIWDVSNTGKCMRTYMGHSKAVRDICFTNDGTKFLSAGYDKNIKYWDTETGQVISTFSTGKIPYVVKLNPDEDKQNVLLAGMSDKKIVQWDMNTGQITQEYDQHLGAVNTITFVDNNRRFVTSSDDKSLRVWEYGIPVVIKYISEPHMHSMPSISLHPNANWLAAQSLDNQILIYSTREKFQLNKKKRFAGHIVAGYACQVNFSPDGRFVMSGDGEGKCWFWDWKSCKVFRTLKCHEGVCIGAEWHPLEQSKVATCGWDGLIKYW; from the coding sequence ATGGATCTCCTCAACCAATACTCCGATCCAGATTCATCCGACGACGAAAACCCTAACTCAACCGACCACCACGATTCCTCCCCACCTCGCCTCCTTCCTTCCCGTTCCGCCGCCCCCAAAGTCGACGACACCATGCTCGCCCTCTCCGTCGCCGACCCTAAAACCCTCTCTAAACCCATCGACCCAACTCAACACGCCGTCGGCTATAACCCTACCTACGACCAGCTCTGGGCTCCCATTCAAGGTCCATCTCATCCTTACGCTAAAGACGGTTTAGCACAAGGTATGCGTAATCATAAGCTAGGGTTTGTTGAAGATGCTAACATTGAACCTTTTCTATTCGATGAACAGCATAACACTTTTCTTAAATTCGGTTATGCTGCGGATCCGTCTGCGTCGAATTATGTTGGTGATTTTGATGCTTTGCAGAAGAATAATGCTGCTTCGGTTTATAATATTCCTCACCGTGAACAGAAGAAGCGGAGAATTGAAGctgagaagaagaaggaagagaatggtgatgaagaagatgatgataaCAATAATGATGGTGGGGAAGATGGTGTTGAGATTGAAAATCCGGCTTCGGAGGCGTGGTTGTTGAAGAATAAGAAGAGTCCTTGGGCTGGGAAGAAGGAAGGTTTACAAGGAGAGTTAACGGAGGATCAGAAGAAGTATGCGGAAGAGTATGCGAAGAAGAAAGGTGAAGAGAAGAGTGGTTTTGGTGGTGAAAAGGTTGAGGCTGTTAAAGATAAGAGTACTTTTCATGGTAAAGAGGAAAGGGATTATCAAGGTAGGTCTTGGATTGCACCTCCTAAAGATGCTAAAGCGAGTAATGATCATTGTTTTATACCGAAGAGATTGGTTCATACTTGGAGTGGACACACGAAAGGGGTTTCTGCTATTCGGTTTTTCCCTAAGTCTGGTCATTTGATTCTCTCTGCTGGTATGGATACAAAGGTTAAGATTTGGGATGTTTCCAATACTGGAAAATGTATGAGAACTTATATGGGACACTCGAAAGCTGTTAGGGATATTTGTTTCACCAATGATGGAACTAAGTTTTTGAGTGCTGGTTATGATAAGAATATCAAGTATTGGGATACTGAAACGGGGCAAGTCATATCGACATTCTCAACCGGGAAGATCCCTTATGTCGTAAAGCTTAACCCAGATGAAGATAAGCAGAATGTTTTGTTGGCTGGTATGAGCGACAAGAAGATTGTTCAGTGGGATATGAATACTGGACAGATAACTCAAGAGTATGATCAGCATTTGGGGGCTGTGAATACCATTACTTTTGTTGATAACAATAGGAGATTTGTTACTTCCAGTGATGACAAGTCACTTAGGGTATGGGAATATGGTATTCCTGTGGTTATAAAGTATATTAGTGAGCCACACATGCATTCTATGCCATCCATTTCCCTTCACCCCAACGCAAATTGGCTCGCTGCGCAGAGTTTGGACAACCAGATACTTATTTATAGCACAAGGGAGAAGTTTCAACTTAACAAAAAGAAGAGGTTTGCTGGACACATCGTTGCTGGATATGCTTGCCAGGTCAATTTTTCGCCGGATGGACGCTTTGTTATGTCGGGAGATGGTGAGGGTAAGTGTTGGTTCTGGGATTGGAAGAGTTGCAAAGTCTTCAGAACTCTCAAGTGTCATGAAGGTGTTTGCATTGGTGCGGAGTGGCATCCTCTGGAACAGAGCAAAGTAGCAACGTGTGGCTGGGACGGGTTGATAAAGTACTGGTAA